The proteins below are encoded in one region of Apium graveolens cultivar Ventura chromosome 4, ASM990537v1, whole genome shotgun sequence:
- the LOC141720426 gene encoding phytoene synthase 2, chloroplastic, with amino-acid sequence MSVAMSWIVTPNLEVSNCFGYLETVREGTRLLDSSRLVSGDRIMTYGGKLKKGKLRKWSSSSFNAEFSYSCLGGSELENGSIFPVQSSMVVSADEDMAVTSEQKVYDVVLKQAALVKKPFRSDEELEVKPEMILPGTLSLLSEAYNRCGEVCAEYAKTFYLGTLLMTPERRRAIWAIYVWCRRTDELVDGPNASHITPSALDRWESRLEDLFRGRPFDMLDAALSDTVIKFPVDIQPFKDMIEGMRMDLKKSRYKNFDELYLYCYYVAGTVGLMSVPIMGIAPDSQATTESVYNAALALGLANQLTNILRDVGEDARRGRVYLPQDELAQAGLSDEDIFAGKVTDKWRTFMKKQIKRARMFFDEAEKGVRELSPASRWPVWASLLLYRQILDEIEANDYNNFTKRAYVSKPKKILALPVAYAKALAPAARTGSTLLKT; translated from the exons ATGTCAGTTGCTATGTCGTGGATTGTTACTCCCAATCTTGAGGTTTCCAATTGCTTCGGGTACTTGGAGACTGTTAGAGAGGGAACCCGGCTACTTGATTCGTCGAGGTTGGTTTCCGGTGACAGGATTATGACGTATGGTGGTAAACTCAAGAAGGGTAAGCTGAGGAAGTGGAGTTCTAGTTCTTTCAATGCTGAATTTAGCTATTCTTGTTTGGGTGGTTCTGAATTAGAGAATGGAAGTATATTTCCTGTGCAGTCAAGTATGGTAGTGAGTGCGGACGAAGATATGGCAGTGACATCAGAGCAAAAGGTTTATGATGTGGTTCTTAAACAAGCGGCTTTGGTTAAGAAACCGTTCAGATCTGATGAGGAATTAGAGGTCAAGCCAGAAATGATTCTTCCAGGGACTCTGAGCTTGTTAAGTGAAGCTTACAATCGATGTGGTGAAGTATGTGCCGAGTATGCCAAAACATTTTACCTGG GAACACTACTGATGACCCCAGAGAGGCGGAGGGCTATTTGGGCAATATATG TGTGGTGTAGAAGAACCGATGAATTGGTGGATGGACCTAATGCGTCACATATAACTCCTTCCGCTTTGGATAGGTGGGAGTCGAGATTAGAAGATCTTTTCAGGGGACGTCCATTTGATATGCTTGATGCTGCTTTATCAGATACAGTTATTAAGTTTCCTGTTGACATTCAG CCATTCAAAGATATGATTGAAGGAATGAGGATGGACCTTAAGAAGTCTAGATACAAGAACTTTGATGAGCTATATCTTTATTGCTATTATGTTGCTGGTACTGTTGGATTGATGAGTGTTCCAATTATGGGCATTGCACCTGATTCACAGGCAACAACTGAGAGTGTTTACAATGCTGCTTTGGCATTGGGGCTCGCTAATCAATTGACTAATATACTTAGGGATGTTGGAGAAGA TGCCAGAAGAGGAAGGGTTTATCTACCGCAAGATGAACTGGCGCAAGCAGGGCTCTCTGATGAAGATATATTTGCAGGGAAAGTTACAGATAAATGGAGGACTTTCATGAAGAAGCAAATTAAGAGGGCAAGGATGTTTTTCGATGAAGCAGAAAAAGGTGTAAGAGAGCTCAGCCCAGCTAGTAGATGGCCG GTATGGGCGTCACTGCTGTTGTATCGTCAAATACTAGATGAAATTGAAGCCAACGACTATAATAATTTTACAAAGAGAGCTTATGTGAGCAAACCCAAGAAAATACTTGCTTTGCCAGTTGCATATGCAAAGGCTCTTGCTCCCGCAGCAAGAACAGGTTCTACATTGTTAAAGACATGA